A genomic stretch from Asterias rubens chromosome 19, eAstRub1.3, whole genome shotgun sequence includes:
- the LOC117303106 gene encoding LIM domain transcription factor LMO4.2-like isoform X2 — MAQTIDSVAGCDVVQSEISKETRSSNGSNNNNNNNNVRCCAACGCKIIDRFLLHAVDRFWHTGCLKCTCCSVQLGEVGPSCFSKGGMILCKKDYIRLFGVSGACAACAQQIPASELVMRTHNKVYHLKCFSCSSCHIQLVPGDRYTLINGSLVCENDHSKLFKAHGMTTVAGFRPGNKVC; from the exons ATGGCGCAAACTATTGACTCAGTGGCTGGATGTGATGTGG TCCAAAGCGAAATCAGCAAAGAAACAAGATCGTCCAATggtagcaacaacaacaacaacaacaacaatgtgaGATGTTGTGCTGCATGTGGTTGTAAGATCATCGACAGGTTTCTTTTACACGCTGTGGATAGGTTTTGGCATACAGGCTGCCTCAAATGTACATGTTGCAGTGTTCAGCTTGGAGAAGTTGGACCTTCTTGCTTCTCTAAAGGGGGAATGATTCTCTGCAAAAAAGACTATATTAG GTTGTTTGGTGTGAGTGGCGCATGTGCAGCTTGTGCTCAGCAGATCCCAGCTAGTGAACTCGTCATGCGCACACACAACAAGGTTTATCATCTTAAATGTTTCTCGTGTAGTTCGTGTCACATACAACTGGTACCCGGCGACAGGTACACATTGATCAACGGCAGCCTCGTATGCGAAAATGACCACAGTAAGCTCTTCAAAGCACATGGCATGACAACAGTTGCAGGGTTTAGGCCAGGTAATAAG
- the LOC117303106 gene encoding LIM domain transcription factor LMO4.2-like isoform X1: protein MAQTIDSVAGCDVVQSEISKETRSSNGSNNNNNNNNVRCCAACGCKIIDRFLLHAVDRFWHTGCLKCTCCSVQLGEVGPSCFSKGGMILCKKDYIRLFGVSGACAACAQQIPASELVMRTHNKVYHLKCFSCSSCHIQLVPGDRYTLINGSLVCENDHSKLFKAHGMTTVAGFRPGLLRMELGRLCGRPAVN, encoded by the exons ATGGCGCAAACTATTGACTCAGTGGCTGGATGTGATGTGG TCCAAAGCGAAATCAGCAAAGAAACAAGATCGTCCAATggtagcaacaacaacaacaacaacaacaatgtgaGATGTTGTGCTGCATGTGGTTGTAAGATCATCGACAGGTTTCTTTTACACGCTGTGGATAGGTTTTGGCATACAGGCTGCCTCAAATGTACATGTTGCAGTGTTCAGCTTGGAGAAGTTGGACCTTCTTGCTTCTCTAAAGGGGGAATGATTCTCTGCAAAAAAGACTATATTAG GTTGTTTGGTGTGAGTGGCGCATGTGCAGCTTGTGCTCAGCAGATCCCAGCTAGTGAACTCGTCATGCGCACACACAACAAGGTTTATCATCTTAAATGTTTCTCGTGTAGTTCGTGTCACATACAACTGGTACCCGGCGACAGGTACACATTGATCAACGGCAGCCTCGTATGCGAAAATGACCACAGTAAGCTCTTCAAAGCACATGGCATGACAACAGTTGCAGGGTTTAGGCCAG